Genomic segment of Sebastes umbrosus isolate fSebUmb1 chromosome 22, fSebUmb1.pri, whole genome shotgun sequence:
attaatacaaagataaataaataaatgaaaaaaaatgtaatcagaaatatcaatttatgtcacattttatcaattaattaatggctacatttatttttaatattattttgctacatttaatgacataatcattttttaaataaagccatttatttatttattcatttatttttggcaggttATTAAACCTGCggcaatcaatatttttatattatgatTAAATATATAACGTGAAAGATGTCCCTCGTAGTGATggacctacagagaattattaACTACAGTTCCTCTCCGCTCTCAGAGCCTTTTTCCATCTGAACATCTCACTCTTggaaagaaagtaaataaacataattccaaaaattattcctttaaaacgTTATTACATACTGCATATATTGATTAAAAAAGATCTAGTGTAGTAAGTATAACAGTGTAGGGACGTTGTGTTGTATTACCTTCCTGTGCTGAGGCCGGCTGAAACCACTGATCCATTAGGGCAGAAATCAGCACACAAGCCGTACTCCTGTCAGACACACAGGACAagttaacagtgtgtgtgtgtgtgtgtgtgtgtgtgtgtgtgtgtgtgtgtgtgtgtgtgtgtgtgtgtgtgtgtgtgtttgtgtgtgtcatctcTGGAAGGAGTATCCATGTGTTTTATACAAATATCcctgctgtcagtcagctgAACAATATGTTGATTGTAAATAACTTCAGTGCATAAGGAGTGTCCTCCTACCTCCAGGGTGATGCTCCAGTCCAGCTTGTGTTCCTCTGTTTTCCACAAACACACCTGCCTGTCGTGGCCACAGGTGAGGAAGATGTTCTGAGAGGGGTGTGTAGCCAGCCCCCACATCTCATCTACATGACCctgagacacagaaacacacgcaTCTCATCTTGTTCAACGTACATTGAAATGAAGAGCTAAATGCTACTTCCATGTGCTTTTGTAGATATTCTGTATATGGTTCAGTAACAGTATATTGTATCTTGCATCACAAGCACTTGGGCATTTTGAAAAAtgcccatttaaaaaaaaaaaatgataatttatatattaaaattacatcatttttttctcagcttttaGGATTCATCTTCAATTTAATTTTTCGAATTGaccacaaaaataaaataaaataaaaagaagaagaacgcTGAATACACTTTAAATATGTGGCTTATTTAAATGTCTACAAGCCGTGCTGTATATTAAATATGTGTGCAGGTTGCAGTGATCACAGCAGCTTCTAGGGGCCACTAGCAGAGCTTTAGACTGGAGTTGTGCTCTCATTCTGGAAGTGGTTTCAGTTTCCCACACTAAAAGTCAAAATGAGCAGGAAGCCAAATTCCAGTGGTCAGTAGAGACGTTGCTACGATTCACTCTGATGCCAGCTGTTGACTGTAATCTGTTGGATCTAAACACACTGAATGCATGTGGATACAAGATACTCTGGGCTGGATTAACACGTTAGAGGACCATGGACCCCCCCATTCCTCCCAATAACTGTGCATTGTGTGCGTGTTTGCTGCATTTATTGTGACCACCATTCCCTTAACATTGGTACAGTCCATACAATAGTTTCAATCCAAGAATATCTAACCCTAAAAAAGCATCCAAAATCTTGACAGTGCTAATGTACAGCTAGATCATTAGCGTACCTGCACTATGGCCACGAATCCGTCTGAGAAGGTGCCTCTGAGGATGGCGTTACGGGTTGTACCAACTAATACTTCCTCCCCATCCACGTCAGCGATGGTACGGACCGCTCCATAGTTCTCTGGAATCTGGACAAATAATCCCATTAATCAAGAAGCCTCTCCCTCTGACTGCAACACAGAGACCCCTCCACCAAcagcatcacacacatacagctgtGTTTCACCTCACACTCTCTCTCGGGTGCCAGGTCGGCGCTCCAGCGGATGATCTTACGGTCCTTCCCCCCTCCGCTGAGCAGAGCGCCACCCCGCAGGGCGCACAGGGTGAACACGCTGCCTTCATGGGCTCTGGTCTGTCGCATGATCTGGAAGGTCTCTGTGGGAAATAAACCTCTTTATCAGTGTTCATAGAGACCAAGGCAATTTGCCTATATCATTGTTTAtcattatggctgtcaaagtcaacgcgataataactGATCTACAGCACTGACCTTTGGCTCCTTTACCAAGCGTTTTGACATCCGCGGCAGATTTCCCCCACGTCAGGATGTTTCCTTCAGAGTCTCCGGTCAGAACATCTCCAGTCAGACTGAACATAAAGCACTGGATGAACTTGGGCTTCTTGTATTTCTGAAAAAGATTGGTTTTAGAACAATAATTGAATACGTTGTTAGTACAGGTGTCttaataaatatttgctttagTATAATACACATTTGAGCAGTTCACTTTAATCAGATTTACACCTTAGATTAGTccagattattattatcagtccAGAACTATTTGCACTCTTCAGAATCAATATGGTTACTCTCAATTTTCAGTTCTCTTTGTTTATGCTCCTTACTTCCCTTTTTGACCTCAAATTGAGGAAGCTGCAAACTTTATTTTGTAGTACTTGCTCATACTCAGACAATAGGGGGAACTGAAGTGAAGTGAAAGAAACAGAATATTAGCAAAACATGTTTAAACCGTCTGTGTCTTACTCCAAAGATGCCTTGTTTCTTGGTGAACTGTCCCGCAATGAGCGTCCAGAAGTAGACGTGGGATTTACCGCAGGTGATGATGTTGGTGCTGTCGCTGGGGTTGAACTCCACGGCGAACACGGCCTCGTTGGTGTTCTGGAAACacgacacacacaaaacacgtGTTTAGCACAATAGACTGCTCCTTCAGTGGAGCCTTTGTCACACGGAAACATCTGAATCTACAACATCGAGAATAAATGAGacgctttttttttcaacacttCAATTTAAGGTCCTGCAACAGGTTTTAAAAGAGCAGGGAACACCCTGAGTTTGTTATGGTGCCTCAGATTTCCTCATtaacacattgctgatgttttaaaatgaacacattaaacacacgCTCAACATATTGTGGTGTTGTAAAGTTACTATGGATAAAATGTtagggtttatcagagcttatTCACTGagaacagctgcctgctgctactTCTAGAAGACGAGGCTGATATGGTGAGAACGGTGTAAAGctctctgatgtgttttttaatagAACGGTGAGACGAAACCAAAACAGTTAAGCTGTGGGCTGTAAAACCCAAAACAATGAgataaaagaggctaaaaagcttAGTAGACCTAAGGGGCCCTATCTTACACCCAGCGTATAGCGGCACACAGCGCAGCGCAACTGTCATTGCTACTTTCAGACCGACGCAGTTGTAATTTTCCCGCCCAGCACAGCACATTGTGTAAATAGCAAATGTACTTGTTGTTGGTCTTAAAACGAGGTGTGGTCAGGCACTTTGTTGGCGCGTTGCTAACTTGAGGAAGCAGGAAGTGATGCCGCCATTGAACAACAAAAAACTGGTCTAAAGTCTGGCGCTTCATTATGGttcattattcagatagtaagatgtGCCTACAGGCAGGTTCACAACACGATACACTctgcttgttacacacacagggacacagcagctcctcctcctcctcagttaaaCACAGTGTCAACTCTAGAAcgatgtttttatttatgttatggaAAACAGTAAATTCAGGCGGCAGGTGACAATTCAGAATATTGTGGAATATAACGAAGAAAGGCTCTCAGGCATTCTGTGCTGCTCAACCTGCAGCGCTCTCAGAGCTTGACCACAAAGATCAGGGTGCACACACGGCTCCGTGGCGTCTCCTCTCATCATCCTAAACGGCGGCGTTTTGAGGCCGATGGATCTGCGCGGTACGCAGCCTCTCCAGCAGCACCCGGCTGTACACCTTTGCGTAACGCACCTCTGGAGGATTCCGCTCAGCCGGTCTGAACCACAGTTTTCCTtatttataaatacatatttatcatatttggCCTCGTGCTTATTATCATATAATGAATTTAACCTGCACCGGTTAAACAGAagaataagaatcgttgtgttttcgttagctcaCAATGAGGCCTtgatatctacatagggagcgggtcttcttcatggagtccgccatgtttctacagtccTATAGGCCTGCTCCTTTTGTTCAACTCATATTTTCTAAAGAACTCTAAAGAGAACCATGAGGGATTTTTTCTCCTGAGATGTTTTTTGCCACCAGGTACAGACacacaaactgcacacacacagtcccagCGGCAGGTCTTCAGTGATCGTGTCTACAGTACGGACAAAAAGTACAGAAGCATCATTTCTACACAAAAAGCTCCATTCATGGCCGTGCTGTAAAGCAGCATATGGACTATTCCACTGCTGTGGAGCTGGAAGGGGGGGGGGTATAATTATGTTGTTCCTGTTGGATGAACTGGTATGTTTATACAGTACGGGTCAGCACTGGGCTGCCGGCCCACTCTGGATGCTACCATCCACAGAACACAAGTCGTTGGATGAGCCCATTAAACTCCTGACTAGAGATGATCTACAGTACAACAGCCACCTACTATACGTTCCCACTGCTGCATTAgagaacacacgcacacacatccatacagcTGGACAAATTCACCCTATAAAATATTTACACTGTTGCCATGACAGCCGCGCTGAAATTGCTCTCATGGAAGTTGAGGCGTTTTGGGATAAAAGCCCATAAAAGCATAGCAGagacacccccccacccccttcccacctcctcctccttaatCTCTCCAAACAGACCTCCTTTATAGAGAGAGCATCTACACATTCAGCATGGGCATCTGCCACTGCGTTCACATTAAACAGCCTGGCTGATTCTCACGCTTTAACTTCAGCTGAAGGATGTCATTGTTTCTGGAGGGATTATGAATCCCTGCGCTGACTGATAATACCAGAAATGTCTTGATGATTGTAAAAGCGTATCACCCGAAAAGCAGAACAGTAATGAAAACTGTTAAAGGGAACAGAGCAACATTTGGGGAACTAGGGTGGTTTGTTGCTCAGAGACAGATGAGACGGACAACACCggtttaatgtttaatgaggGAGATGTAGTCGCTTCAGAGcatgtttagcttagcttagctcgAATGCTAAAAACACTATTCACCAACCGTTCTTAAGAAGACATTTcttcttaaacgcattaacacaatcgatatttcggaggttgtagcaggctcagttttaaagctagaatgaagatactggtatcatatgaaactagaaaacctaaagaatccattggtaccatctatgtcatactagcttatcctgaaagaggctaaataacggtCGAAATTTACTCaaaattttgatgaggaaaaactggcattgtcattttcaaaggggtcccttgacctctgacctccagatatgtgaatgaaaatgggttctatgggtacccacgagtctcccctttacagacatgcccactttatgataatcacatgcagttttgggcaagtcatagtcaagtcagcacactgacacactgacagctgttgttgcctgttaagctgcagtttgccatgttatgatttgagcatattttttatgctaaatgcagtacctgtgagggtttctggacaatatctgtcattgtttagtgttgttaattgatttccaataataaatatatacatacatttacataaagcagcatatttgcctactcctatgttgataagagtattaaatacttgacaaatctccctttaaggtacattttaaacaataaTTTCTTTATTACTAAGCTTAGGTTGGATTACACCTGGCTGTTCTTTACCTTGACCTCTGCATGCTTGGTCCCCTTGCTGCAGTCCCACACTGACAGCATGTGTTCATTCGAGTCGTCGATCACACACAGGAACGCTCCGGAGTCCTGAAGACAACATCCAGAACAAATAAACACTGTAAACTCAGTATGATGTAAtaatactttttatttcatacacttgaatttgttgtaattttgttgtaattttgagcgatctctggcacaagaatttccttcgggattaataaaattctatcttatcttatcttattacaCTCAAAAGGCTTGAAGTCTTTCAGTGTGAAACACCTCCACAGCAAGTGTTTAGTTTATTGTCAAAACATGACTCTGTTTTTGTACTGATACGTTTAGTGTTGTGGAAATGAACATCAAACTGAATTAATCAAGACAGATGATGGTGTTGCATTAGCCGGGGGACATGGGAGATATCAAATAAAGGCCTGGTGGTTCTTGTTGCTGTTGAGGttaatcatttataaataacTATTTGAGAATCTACAGGATGTTATATTGCTTTTGACTCACGGCGAAGGAAAATGCGACCGATCCCACTCCCCTCTGGAAGGTTCCCAGGCCGATCTGCTGCAGGGTGACCAGGGTGGTGGAGTCCCAGATGTGAACACAAGGCTGCAGCGgctaacacacaacacacacaaacacacacactttacttaCTGTATCTTCAACAGATAGTTTTACCTGTTATTTTGAGCCAAAattcaataacatttttatgtttttttactgaCTGGTTATATGCAGTCGCAAAACACGGTATATAACTGCATGATTGTCATTACTAAGGTCACTAATGAGATGTCTCACTATGCATGACTGAACagaaatacaatatatagatatatgaatacagtatatatagttgATCACAGTGCATCAGACTGGTATCAGCAGTAGTCACCTTGCCGTCTTTATCCACCCCGGCTGTCTGGCCAGACGCCACGCGCACCTTGTCAGGATGGACGGTAAGACTGCATGACAGAACAAACATAAtttaaacaaataacaaaaagggGCTGTACAGGGCTTCAATCGCGTTCAATTGTTGGCGGGTAATGCTCCGTACGGTTGCAATTTGCCATGTCAAATGTTGCAATCGTCATTTCCGCTAAGTGCACAACAGCCGTGTTTGATTTGAGACAACACCACCCTGTCGAAATTCCTGCATTACGCAAGTAAGTACACAGTGCACTTACAGTATGTAAGTATCCAAATTGAGAAACAACAATCCGATGTGCTGGAGGACACAACCAGAGACATAAAGAGTGTCTCCCTGCCTATATAAATATGGACTGCACTGTAGGAACAGTTAAACTATAGCTTGCCCCAAAGCCTTTTAAGTGCCACTTGGAAACCATAGTAAGTTCCCCATTAGTTCAGGGATATACGTATTTGGCCTCCGTACATCAATCTGTCATTTACACAACCCCACATTGCTTTTATATTTCTATACATCAAAAAAAGCACACATCTATTACCATATATTCATGCCAAAACCAAGGAACTGGCGAGGTGTCCAAGCCAGAAATTGGATCCAATTTCTGTATGTTCCCTACGCTGCTGGGCCCCGgaagctggtgaacatagtcaAATTTGGAATCTCTTGCCCTGTTCATTTGTCCAAAACACTCATACTGtatgaatatgaaaataaatatgcCTATGATAGATTGTAGTTGGTCTGAGATCAGTTTAGAAACGATATAACTGGGTTAATCTCACTGAGAACACGTTTGTTAATGTCTTGAGTGTCAGCTAACTCCCCAAAATAAATCTCATTATTTGGTCAGGTTGCTCATATTCATGGCTTCACGTTGAGAGCCTGGCAGTTTGGAACTGGGATTCAGTGTGATGTGTTCGATATATCCACTGAATGCTGATCTAAATGGCATTTATTTGCATGATGCCGGACCTCTTTGACCTGATATGAACCCGTTTCCTTTTATCTTAGCTGTGAAAAGAGACATGAGATCACAGCTATTCTTTGAGCTGACTGTTATTTTGTTTGGTGCTTAAAGTGGTTTTAGAGACGTGTGGTAACATGTCAGCCTCACTGATCTCTAGtacacacaataaatacttcAGCCGCCCGCCTCCAGCAGCCATATGAAGACCTGGGTGGAGTTCAGTAACGGGTTAAAGCTCTCTTTATTTGCCCTTGGCGTGTTGATACCTCTTAGCAGGGTTAAATGGACTTGTTGAAAGGCTGTGACAGGTTCTAGTGGGctctaatgatttaaatatgttttaatagaTTTTAGAGGGTTATAACAAGTTTTAACGCTTTGAACCCAAGActatttttttgattttcacACTCTTTAATTACAGGCTAACAACAAAGTTACTACAAGTCTAAGATATGCATGCCATATAATGTTATTTTCAGGTTAACTTGAGTTGCTATCAATGTGCATGTCAGTGGAACTACACTGTAAACTTTATgttatttaaactttatttttgcaCATGTTCTAGGACAATGTTTATGATAAAATTATTGTCTTTGCCTTTGCCTGTATGTCCACAGATTTTGAACACACCACATGTTCTCTGGCTGTCCAAAACTGTATCGATAGTGATGGTGTAAAACAacgtgatctcatgggaaggcgtataaatagcacgcctCTTTTAAGGATATTTCGTGTGTCATGTCTacgcattttaagctttttgcgTATCATTTAACGCCCCGTTCTCATAAATGAAATTATGTACTTCAgttaaagtcccagtgaaacaAAAGTTGTGTTTAATTCGATCGTATCTATATAGATGCAGATGATATTAATTGTCTTCCACTGACCAGCGGACACAATCCGTGTGTTTGTGATAGTGGCGTTGTGTGCGGTTGTTGATGTGGTAAAGCACAACCACGCAGGCGATGAAGTAGACTGCCTCGCCCGTTGGAAGGAAGTACAGGTTGGCCCGGCAGTCCCGTCCTCGGTAACCATAGCTGGCATGACGGAGGGTCAAGGTCCATTTCATTCATAAAGGAGCAGTTCACCCAACAATGAAAACTGTGTTATTATTGACTAATCTGCACGAGTttataggatttttttttcctgatataGAGTT
This window contains:
- the eml3 gene encoding echinoderm microtubule-associated protein-like 3 isoform X3 gives rise to the protein MPLHGNLRVRRNSEKLGNPERQRKRLDKKAASTANLLTRSPSLENRAKELISSTGSPGSRRGTYSQEQSIKMFIRGRPITMYIPSNIQNYEDLKMETPSERLELDWVYGYRGRDCRANLYFLPTGEAVYFIACVVVLYHINNRTQRHYHKHTDCVRCLTVHPDKVRVASGQTAGVDKDGKPLQPCVHIWDSTTLVTLQQIGLGTFQRGVGSVAFSFADSGAFLCVIDDSNEHMLSVWDCSKGTKHAEVKNTNEAVFAVEFNPSDSTNIITCGKSHVYFWTLIAGQFTKKQGIFGKYKKPKFIQCFMFSLTGDVLTGDSEGNILTWGKSAADVKTLGKGAKETFQIMRQTRAHEGSVFTLCALRGGALLSGGGKDRKIIRWSADLAPERECEIPENYGAVRTIADVDGEEVLVGTTRNAILRGTFSDGFVAIVQGHVDEMWGLATHPSQNIFLTCGHDRQVCLWKTEEHKLDWSITLEEYGLCADFCPNGSVVSAGLSTGRWLVLDLLTTEVVSDSTDGNEQLSVMRYSPDGSFLAVGSHDNFIYIYTVTESGRRYTRFGKCNGHSSFITHLDWSKDGKYIMSNSGDYEILYWDIAGGCKLLRNRFESKDREWASYTCVLGFHVIGVWLEGSDGTDINALCRSHSERLVAVADDFCKVHLFQYPCPKPKAPSHKYEGHGSHVTNVCFTHNDSHLLSMGGKDTCILQWRVIGGESRERLFSASASSTSTSSPEPATS